A genomic stretch from Arachis stenosperma cultivar V10309 chromosome 3, arast.V10309.gnm1.PFL2, whole genome shotgun sequence includes:
- the LOC130970262 gene encoding protein SPEAR3-like isoform X1 has protein sequence MGSSYFGEANIERGASGGSSSCSSSSSSRKGKKKNSNSEKQPRQPQRGLGVAQLEKIRLHSQMAYAYHHRLSSYPSSFTFNNINDDPRAQMAAYSSPSSSSFSYSSSSTSYSPSYAFQTNITMGLTEYEKTNMRYGDSRSTNTARWENSNAGMLENQFSSQSKVTIPFQFLNLYGSHDDIDRGKQRSGSVGSGSHNSESSEAQELDLELRLSL, from the exons ATGGGGAGCAGTTATTTTGGAGAAGCTAATATTGAAAGAGGAGCAAGTGGTGGTTCTTCGTCttgttcttcttcatcttcatcaaggaaagggaagaagaagaatagcaactcggAGAAGCAGCCAAGGCAACCACAGAGAGGACTCGGTGTTGCTCAATTGGAGAAGATTAGGTTACATAGTCAAATGGCCTATGCTTATCATCATCGTCTCTCTTCATATCCATCATCATTTACTTTCAACAATATTAAT GATGATCCAAGAGCGCAAATGGCAGCATattcatcaccatcatcatcgtCTTTCTCTTACTCTTCCTCATCTACATCATACTCCCCTTCCTATGCCTTCCAAACCAACATTACG ATGGGCCTAACCGAATACGAGAAAACTAACATGAGATATGGTGATTCTCGCTCAACAAATACAGCAAG ATGGGAAAATTCTAATGCTGGAATGTTGGAGAATCAGTTTTCTTCTCAATCCAAGGTCACTATACCTTTCCAGTTTCTGAACCTTTAT GGGTCACATGATGACATTGATAGAGGGAAACAAAGGAGTGGTTCTGTGGGTTCAGGCAGTCACAACTCTGAATCAAGTgaagctcaagaacttgatTTGGAACTCAGATTATCTCTATGA
- the LOC130970262 gene encoding protein SPEAR3-like isoform X2 — protein sequence MGSSYFGEANIERGASGGSSSCSSSSSSRKGKKKNSNSEKQPRQPQRGLGVAQLEKIRLHSQMAYAYHHRLSSYPSSFTFNNINDDPRAQMAAYSSPSSSSFSYSSSSTSYSPSYAFQTNITMGLTEYEKTNMRYGDSRSTNTARWENSNAGMLENQFSSQSKGSHDDIDRGKQRSGSVGSGSHNSESSEAQELDLELRLSL from the exons ATGGGGAGCAGTTATTTTGGAGAAGCTAATATTGAAAGAGGAGCAAGTGGTGGTTCTTCGTCttgttcttcttcatcttcatcaaggaaagggaagaagaagaatagcaactcggAGAAGCAGCCAAGGCAACCACAGAGAGGACTCGGTGTTGCTCAATTGGAGAAGATTAGGTTACATAGTCAAATGGCCTATGCTTATCATCATCGTCTCTCTTCATATCCATCATCATTTACTTTCAACAATATTAAT GATGATCCAAGAGCGCAAATGGCAGCATattcatcaccatcatcatcgtCTTTCTCTTACTCTTCCTCATCTACATCATACTCCCCTTCCTATGCCTTCCAAACCAACATTACG ATGGGCCTAACCGAATACGAGAAAACTAACATGAGATATGGTGATTCTCGCTCAACAAATACAGCAAG ATGGGAAAATTCTAATGCTGGAATGTTGGAGAATCAGTTTTCTTCTCAATCCAAG GGGTCACATGATGACATTGATAGAGGGAAACAAAGGAGTGGTTCTGTGGGTTCAGGCAGTCACAACTCTGAATCAAGTgaagctcaagaacttgatTTGGAACTCAGATTATCTCTATGA
- the LOC130965934 gene encoding uncharacterized protein LOC130965934 yields MQELRHRVQNLERQLADRELDGRSTDPSYTPSPASEEEDSHRSRPRRTSASRTEAESTREESSIMRRRNDTIIYSRARPTRRAATGREDGEGRSERTRQPVIMGVTPFHRSILEVRLPKHFDKPTDMRYDGTQDPLEHLTAFEARMNLEGVGDEVRCRAFPVTLAGPAIRWFNGLPQSSIYSFSDISRAFLAQFTTRIAKAKHPINLLGVTQRPGEPTRRYLDRFNDECLEIDGLTDSVASLCLTNGLLNENFRKHLTTKPVWTMHEIQTVAKEYINDEEVSRVVAANKRQSGYTQARQPGDGERAKEKAREEASNKAPRPFPRVGKFTNYTPLTLPIVEVYQQIAEKGILPKPRPLKDRTGENKNLYCDYHKGYGHQTQDCFDLKDALEQAIREGKLAAFSHLIREPRRCYRDQDEEGKTRSAKRRQEPEDRDHGLTVINVVTAKNVAPKSRSAHRKDAKVLTVSSPPVQNSKKPPSISFGPEDQWFNDAPENPPMVITTRVGTGLVKRILVDTGADSNIMFRNVFDALGLKDADLTTHQHGVIGLGDHFIKLDGVVSLPISVGQAQGR; encoded by the coding sequence atgcagGAGCTACGCCACAGGGTCCAGAACCTAGAACGACAGCTGGCCGACCGGGAGCTGGATGGACGGTCTACCGATCCCAGCTATACCCCGTCTCCCGCGAGCGAGGAGGAAGACTCTCACCGAAGCCGCCCGCGGCGTACATCCGCATCCCGGACGGAAGCGGAGAGCACGCGAGAGGAGTCATCCATAATGAGAAGACGAAATGACACGATCATTTACTCCCGCGCCAGACCAACCCGCCGAGCGGCAACAGGCCGCGAAGACGGGGAAGGGAGATCCGAGCGAACACGACAACCTGTGATAATGGGCGTCACCCCGTTCCACCGATCTATCCTCGAGGTCCGGTtgccgaaacacttcgacaaaccaacggacatgaggtacgacggaACTCAAGACCCTCTAGAACACCTCACGGCCTTTGAGGCCAGGATGAATCTGGAGGGAGTGGGGGACGAAGTAAGATGCCGCGCCTTCCCGGTAACCCTAGCTGGGCCAGCGATCagatggtttaacggcctcccaCAAAGCTCCATATACAGTTTCTCAGACATCAGCCGTGCATTCCTGGCCCAATTTACAACGCGGATCGCGAAGGCCAAGCACCCTATCAACCTTCTAGGGGTAACCCAGAGACCGGGAGAACCGACGAGGAGATACTTagatcggttcaacgacgaatgcttggaaatCGACGGCTTAACCGACTCGGTGGCCAGTCTTTGCCTAACAaacggcctcctcaacgagaaCTTCCGAAAACACCTTACCACGAAACCAGTTTGGACGATGCACGAGATCCAGACAGTAGCCAAGGAGTATATAAAcgacgaggaagtcagccgagtcgtggctgccaataagCGGCAGTCCGGTTACACCCAAGCTCGGCAACCAGGTGACGGAGaaagagcaaaagaaaaagccaGGGAGGAGGCATCTAACAAGGCACCTAGACCGTTCCCTCGGGTCGGGAAATTCACTAACTATACTCCACTCACTCTCCCCATCGTGGAAGTCTATCAGCAAATAGCTGAGAAGGGAATTCTACCGAAGCCCCGACCACTTAAGGACCGTACGGGAGAAAACAAGAACCTCTATTGTGATTATCACAAGGGTTATGGCCATCAAACACAGGACTGTTTTGACCTGAAGGATGCACTAGAACAAGCgataagggaaggaaagctagccgcgtTCTCCCACCTCATCAGGGAGCCGAGAAGATGTTATCGCGACCAAGACGAAGAAGGCAAAACCCGTTCGGCCAAACGGCGACAAGAACCCGAAGACCGAGACCACGGCCTCACTGTGATAAACGTGGTAACGGCCAAAAACGTCGCGCCAAAATCCCGGTCGGCACACAGAAAAGACGCTAAGGTTTTGACGGTCTCATCCCCGCCGGTGCAAAACTCTAAGAAGCCTCCCTCCATTTCTTTCGGCCCGGAAGACCAATGGTTCAACGATGCCCCGGAAAACccccccatggtcattacgaccagagtgggaaccggcctcgtcaaaAGGATCCTTGTCGACACGGGAGCTGATTCAAATatcatgttccgcaacgtgTTCGACGCACTAGGGCTAAAGGATGCCGACCTGACGACTCACCAGCACGGGGTTATCGGGTTgggcgaccacttcatcaaacTGGACGGAGTAGTATCCCTACCAATCTCGGTGGGGCAAGCCCAAGGCCGATGA
- the LOC130965935 gene encoding uncharacterized protein LOC130965935, translating to MRLNPLKCAFAMEADKFLGFMITQRGVEANPEKCQAILQMKSPGCIKDVQRLAGRLTSLSRFLGASATKALPFFNLMKKGMAFEWTPACEEAFRHFKEILAAPPVLGKPKDGEPLYLYLAITSEALAAVLVREDGKAQQPVYFVSRALQGAELRYSKLEKLALALLTSSRRLKQYFQSHQVVVRTDQGIRQVLQKPDLAGRMMTWSIELSQYDIRYEPRQAIKAQAMADFLVEVTGDPSEEMSTRWKLHVDGASNQTFGGTGIILESPIGVVYEQSVRFEFPISNNQAEYEALIGGLTLAAEVGARRLEICSDSQVVTSQVNGSYQAKDPLLQKYLEKVKSLSQKFEEVTVHHVPRERNTRADLLSKLASTKPGEGNRSLIQGMTREPAIALHMTSLGSSWLDPITDFLEHGKLPSDEKDAAKLRREAAKYAVIQGQLFRKGLNQPLLKCLHPDQTDYVLREVHEGCCGHHIGGKALARKLIRAGYYWPSMMADSKEKFMWRQVITRFGIPEVVISDNGTQFTDKKFMEFLNGLGLKKRLDNKKGAWADELAAVLWSYRTTEQSSTKETPFRLTYGVDAVIPVEIGEPSPRLLLKGVEETVEKDLIDEAREMAHLTETALKQRMALRYNTKVLKREFEPNDLVLRRNDIGLPTPVEGKLAANWEGPYRVKKVMGKGAFKLERLDGKSPHHNPTTMRGPGIDHPGSPSTIAVENGHAKRPRPTNISDDYKPITVNRDGSTTKRIRKS from the exons ATGAGGCTGAATCCcctcaagtgcgccttcgccatggaagccgACAAGTTCCTGGGATTCatgataactcagagaggggtagaagctaacccggagaaatgccagGCAATACTCCAGATGAAGAGCCCGGGTTGCATCAAGGACGTCCAAAGGTTGGCGGGGCGGTTGACCTCATTATCCCGGTTTCTCGGAGCTTCGGCAACAAAGGCCCTGCCATTCtttaacctcatgaagaaagggatggcgTTTGAGTGGACGCCCGCGTGTGAAGAGGCCTTTCGgcacttcaaggaaatcctggCGGCACCACCCGTCCTCGGGAAGCCAAAGGACGGGGAACCACTATACCTATACCTCGCCATAACGAGTGAAGCCCTGGCCGCAGTTCTGGTACGGGAGGACGGAAAAGCTCAACAACCAGTCTATTTCGTAAGCAGGGCCTTGCAAGGGGCAGAATTAAGGTACAGcaagttggaaaagctagccCTAGCACTCCTAACTTCCTCACGAAGGTTAAAGCAGTACTTCCAGAGTCACCAAGTTGTCGTCAGAACGGACCAAGGGATCCGGCAAGTACTCCAAAAACCCGATCTGGCGGGtagaatgatgacttggtccatcgaaCTCTCCCAGTATGACATACGATATGAAccccggcaagccatcaaggcgcaGGCGATGGCGGACTTTCTAGTAGAAGTAACGGGGGATCCAAGCGAAGAAATGAgtacacggtggaagctccatgtggacggagcctccaaccagacctTCGGAGGTACCGGGATCATCCTGGAAAGCCCGATTGGGGTTGTATACGAACAGTCGGTCAGATTCGAGTTTCCCATCtcgaacaaccaggcagaatatgaagcccttATAGGAGGCCTAACCCTAGCAGCAGAAGTCGGCGCAAGAAGACTAGAAATATGCAGCGATTCCCAAGTCGTTACCTCCCAAGTAAACGgtagctaccaagccaaagaccctTTGCTacagaagtacttggaaaaggttaaaagcttgagccaaaagTTCGAAGAGGTCACGGTCCACCACGTACCtagagaaaggaacacacgggcagaCCTCCTATCAAAGTTAGCCAGCACAAAGCCGGGAGAAGGGAAccggtctctcatccaaggcatgACGAGAGAACCAGCAATCGCACTGCACATGACAAGCCTAGGTTCTtcatggctagaccccatcaccGACTTCCTAGAACACGGCAAACTCCCTAGTGATGAAAAGGACGCGGCGAAATTGAGAAGGGAAGCGGCCAAATACGCCGTCATCCAAGGACAGCTGTTCAGGAAAGGGCTCAACCAACCCCTACTGAAGTGCCTACACCCCGACCAGACGGACtacgtcctcagggaagtccaTGAGGGCTGCTGTGGGCACCACATCGGAGGCAAGGCCCTAGCGAGGAAACTAATCCGAGCCGGATACTATTGGCCGTCGATGATGGCGGACTCCAAAGA gaaattcatgtggaggcaggtgataacGCGATTCGGGATACCGGAagtcgtcatctcggacaacggcACGCAATTtactgacaaaaagttcatggAATTTCTCAATGGCCTGG GGCTAAAAAAGAGATTGGACAATAAAaagggtgcttgggccgacgaACTAGCAGCGGTTCTCTGGTCCTACCGAACAACTGAACAATCCTCCACTAAGGAAACTCCTTTCCGACTAACGTACGGGGTGGACGCGGTAATACCCGTAGAGATCGGTGAACCGAGCCCACGGTTACTTTTGAAAGGAGTGGAGGAAACCGTAGAAAAAGACCTGATAGATGAAGCCAGGGAAATGGCCCATTTGACAGAAACAGCGCTAAAACAAAGAATGGCTCTgcgctacaacaccaaagtgctcaagaGGGAATTCGAGCCGAACGACCTCGTCCTGAGGCGAAACGATATCGGCCTACCGACCCCCGTAGAAGGAAAGCTAGCGGCGAACTGGGAAGGCCCCTACAGAGTCAAAAAAGTGATGGGAAAAGGAGCCTTCAAGTTAGAAAGGCTTGACG GCAAATCACCCCACCACAACCCGACAACAATGCGCGGCCCCGGGAttgatcaccccgggagcccGTCAACCATCGCGGTTGAAAACGGCCACGCAAAAAGGCCACGACCTACTAATATAAGCGACGACTATAAACCAATAACGGTTAATAGAGACGGTAGCACGACCAAACGAATAAGAAAAAGCTAA